CGACTATATCAAACAGTACGGCGCTGTTGACCGTATCAAATTCACGGAAACGAAGCCCGGATATAATATTGAAGCGGGCGGCCTTTTCATTTTCCTGTTGCAGCCACAGCGCGGAGAAACCGTCTGCATCATCTTCCCTGTTCACTTCCGAAAACATACCGCATTTGGCTTGCAGATATTCCCGCAATACAAACGCCAGGAACTGCTTGTAATATGTTTTTGCAGCATCGGGGGCATCATACCATGCTTTTTCAAAAGAAATGAAATGTGCAGCACTGAAGGCGGGCAGGCCCGCGGCGGCGGCTCCCGAAATCGCTGACAATACCTCAAACTCGCCACCCGCAAGGCGCAGTAGCATCGCTACTACTTCATTGCGGAGCAGGAGCAGGTCATTTTCAGTACGGTGGGTGCTGGTCACGTTTCGCAGCGGATTGGCCGTTGCGGCGGAATAGAGGATCGCAGAGCTGCCTTTGCGTTGCTGCCCAAAGGCAGAGCGGAGCAGGAGGTTATAGCCTACAACCTGCATCTCATGATTTTTCCAGGTGTTGAAGTCGGGTGCTTTTCCACTCTTCAGCTCAAATATTTCCTTGCGGTACGGATCTGTATCGTCTTCGGCCATCAGATCCAGGCGGCCTTGCAGACCGTATTGGGCAGAGAAAAAAGTAGGCTCAATACGTACCGGCTTATCCTGGAGGTCTTTTACCGTGCTGTGAAGGTTGCCCCAGTGCTGGTGGCGGATATCGCGAAACATTTCATTCAGCTTTTCACGTCCGTAGGCAGCGGCCTGGAGTACGTTTTCTGCAACGGCTTCTACAAAAGAGGTTTTGAAATCTATCGTCTGATTGCGGAGCATCTCGTCCAGCAGGGCGTTTACAAGGTTTCCCTTGAAGGCTGCGGGTGCGGGCTGTTGCGGTGTTAATTTTTTAACAAGATAAAGTAAGCGGTTAGCGCCTTTGTGGGTGAAGCATTCGGCCAGATCACTGATATCTATCAGCAGATCCGGTTCCAGTATCACCTGGCTTTCTGCGGTAGTAGTATAGGCTTGCTCCGTTGCTCCCTGCCGGCAATGGTGCACGTGAATGGTATCGTAGGGGCGCAATAGTCCATGCAGCGCCATGACCGTAACGGGTTCAAGGTGCTCCAGGTGTAAGTGAAAATCTCCCTGTTCATCATTCTTTACTTCCAGCAAAAAAGTATATTTCCCTTTGGCATCGGTGCCCAGCTCTCCTACTGCTGTGATCATACATTTCAGCAGGGCAAGATCGGATGGCCGGTGCTGGTAGGACAGCGACAGGCTACTGCTGCCGGAAGGGGCATACAATTCGCTGAGGGCCGCCGGTACGGGCGTATTATAAAACCAGGCCACCGCGGTGGCGAGTGCTTTAATGCATAGCAGCTGTTCCGCATCCTGGAGGGAAAATAATCCGCGTGTAGCCTTGTTCGTTAGAATGCGTAAAGCCGTCAGTTGTTTGTGAATATCGGGCGGCACTACCTGTTTATCGAAGTAGAATTGCATGCGTGCAAACAGGTTCCCGAACGACCGGGTTTCTTCGCGGGTGAGTTCCCGGAAAAGACCTTCGAGGATTAGTTTATAGTGACGGATTTTATCTTCCGGGGTTGATATGCTATACGTTTCTTTAATCCGGGCATAAAACGCCGCTGCCCTGTCTGTTGCCTGCATGGCTGCAAGTTAAGGAATACAGCCGGTTTGCATCAATGGGGCAATTGTTATACCTTCCGTACGATTTATAGTGAAAATTTATTTTTTATGTCAGCCAAAAAAATAGCTATTATAGGTGGTGGAAATCTGGGATCGGCCATCGCTCAGGGATTGTTGAAAAGCGGCTTTTCAAAGGCAGAAGATCTCACGGTTACCAAGCGTAATACGGGGACACTCACTGCGCTACAGGAAGCGGGTGTAAAAGTGATTTCGGACAACGCCGCTGCTATCAGTCAGGCAGAGGTGATCGTAGTAGCGTTAAAGCCTTATAACGTCCGCGAAATATTGCAGGAGTTCAAAAGTTCTTTTGATCCCCAAAAACAGATCCTCATCAGCGTTGTTACCGGTGTGAGTATAGCGGACCTGGAGCATATTATTCCCGGTATGGCGGTGGTACGCGCTATGCCCAATACGGCCATTGCTATCCAGGAATCCGTTACCTGTATCTGTTATAAACATACAACGGAGGAACAGGTACGTTTTGTGAAGACCATGTTTGATCAGCTGGGCGCTACGGTGAGCATTGACGAGCAGCTGATGGATGCGGCCACGGTACTGGGCGCCTGCGGTATTGCCTATGCGCTGCGTTTTATCCGCGCCAATATCCAGGGTGGTATTGAAATCGGGTTTGATGTACGTACTGCCAGTCTTATTGCAGCACAAACAGTAAAGGGTGCGGCAGAATTGCTGATTCGTGAAAACCGTCATCCGGAAGAAGAAATTGATAAGGTAACAACCCCCAAAGGTTGTACTATAGCGGGATTGAATGAAATGGAACACCAGGGTTTCAGTTCTTCGCTGATCAAAGGGATTACAGCTTCTTACAATAAAATTACCAAGGGTTAATTATTGCGCGGATAGTCAAAGAAGAGGAATTTCTTTTTTGCGAGATCAAAATCTTTCCAGCAATCGGTATCTGCCTGGATGGCAAAGATGCCGGTGGTGGGTACATTGTCGATCCTGATCTCTTCGGTGAGGTAGTTAGCAAAGTCAGTGATCCCCGGATTGTGTGCGAAGATGGCTACTGCGCTGAAATCATCATCAATTTTAGTGATCACTTTCAGGAAAGTGGAGGCATAGCATAAATAAAGTTCCTCTTCCAGCAGGATCGCTTGTTTGGGATACTTCCATTCGTCCGCCATTATTTTGGCGGTGGAGCGCGTTCGCTTGGCCGGGCTGGCAATGATCAGTTCCGGTACCATTCCCCGTGTAATGAGGCGGCTAGCCATTTCCGGGGCGTTTTGCTTCCCCCGTTTGTTGAGCGGTCGATCAAAATCATCCATGTCCGGATTGGTCCAGCTGGATTTTGCATGACGGATGAGTAGTAGTGTTTTCATGGCTGAAAACGTATTGTTAGCAGAAACGAAAATAAGGTTTTAAAGGACGTTAATGTGTTAAGGTTATATTATATTTAGTTATTTAATTATTTAGAGATGTAGTTATTTAGTTTCAGGAAGAAATTTTCCTTTGAACCAAATAGCTACATCTCTAAATAATTTAATAACCAGATATTAATAGCCTCTTTCGTTTTTGCCTTCCATGAAGTTCATGAAGGCTTTATTTACAACACGGTTGCCGCCCGGAGTGGGATAATTACCGGTAAAGTACCAGTCACCCAGGTTGTTAGGGCAGGCTTCGTGGAGGCTTTCTATAGATTGATAGATCACTTCTATTTTTGCTTTCAGGCCAACAGGCGTCAGGATCTCGGCGATCTTGGCAGAGATTTCTTCCGGTGTAAATGGCTTGTAGATATTTTTCACGACGTTCTGGGCATGCAGCGTGTTGGTGCGTTGCAGCTCCTTACACAGGCCGTAAGCCTCTTGGAGGATGTGTTCCTTGTCATGGTCTTTCAGCAGGGCAATCGCCGCCTGGAAGGCTACAAAATCGCCCATTTTGCTCATATCAATACCGTAGCAGTCCGGATAACGGATCTGCGGAGCAGAAGAAACAACAATAATACGTTTGGGTCCTAAACGATCCAGCATTTTAACGATGCTTTCTTTCAGGGTGGTACCGCGTACAATAGAGTCATCGATCACAACCAGGGAATCAATGCCCGGTCTTACCGTACCGTAGGTGATATCGTACACGTGCTGTACCATTTCATTACGGCTGGAATCTTCTGTAATGAAGGTTCTCATCTTCACATCCTTGATGGCTATTTTATCAATACGGATGCGGCGGTTCACCATTTCGCTCAGCTTTTCCTCGTCGAAATCCTTATCCCAGGAGAGGATACGTTCTACCTTGATTTTATTAAGATAATCTTCCAATCCTTTCAGCAAGCCATAGAAGGCCACTTCAGCGGTATTTGGAATAAAGGAAAAGATGGTATTGCGCAGGTCATTATCAATGGCTTTCAACACCGTGCCGGATAAATTGCGACCTAAAGCAGTACGTTCCTTATATATTTTTTCGTCGTTACCGCGGGAGAAGTAGATCCTTTCAAAGCTGCAGGCTTTGCGCTCTTTGGGTTCGAGGATCTGTTCTATGGAGTAATCGCCATTGTTTTTAACGATCAGTGCATGACCGGGCATCAGTTCCAGTACTTCATTTTCGCCTACATTGAAGGACGTACGGATGGCAGCTCTTTCGGAAGCAGCTACGATCACATCATCATTAACGTAGTAGTAGGAAGGACGGATACCGTGCGGATCACGGATCACGAAAGCGTCGCCGGAGCCGATAAGACCGCAGGCGTGGTAGCCACCATCGAACATGGAGAATGATTGCTGGAGGATCTTTTTCACATCCAGGCCATTGCGGCGTTCTTCATCTTCCAGTGAAAGGAAGTGGTGAACGGTTTCCAGCATGGCAGCCAGGTCACTGTTTTTATGTACTTCACCGGGTTCTGCTTTTACAAACTTGAAAAGTTCATCTGCGTTTACCAGGTTAAAGTTACCGGCCATGGCCAGGTTACGGGCGGGAATAGTATTATAGCGTACAAACGGGTGGCAGAGTTCTACATTATTTTTTCCCTGGGTAGCATAGCGGAGGTGACCCATCAGGAGTTCTCCCAGGAATCTTACATGTCCTTTGAGGAGGCCGGGATATTTGATGATTTCCGGCTGATATTTTTCTATTTCGTGTATTTCTTCGCGGATTTTGCTGAACACATCCCCAATGGCTTGCGGGGCTGCGCTGCGGATACGTTGCATAAATGGAACGCCCGGCTCTGTATCCAGTTTCACGGTGGCAACACCGGCGCCATCCTGGCCCCTGTTGTGTTGTTTTTCCATGAGAAGATACAGTTTGTTCAGCCCATAAAAAACAGTCCCATATTTTTGTTGGTAGTAGGAGAACGGCTTCCTTAATCTTATAAATGCCAGACCGCATTCATGTTTGATCGCATCACTCATCGCAAGAAAATTGAAGTCGCAAAGGTACGCCAAATAATTACGAATTACGAATCGCGAATTACAGCATTGTGGGAAAAGATGAGTGGAAAAATTATGGTTACGTATTAATAATTACGGAGTTGTGAAGAGATACCTGCGAAAATCATTCGCTATATATCTTCTCACAACTCCGTCGTTTATGATGCTTATTTTATTGCTTCGCGAGGCTCGCCATCCACTGGCTAATATGCTGGCAATCTTTATATTCATTATCTACGTGTACGTAGAAAGTTGGTATTTTTTCTATCAGCCATTTATTGATTGCTTCGGCACGTTTGATGTCCAATGTGCGTTGCTGAATACGGGAATAGTCATCCGTGAGGTTTTCCCGGTGTGGCTGGGTGCGGGTTTTCAGGTAAACGATACGCGTAGAAGTGCGGCCGTTTTCATCTGTAAACTGTGCTGGTGCAGAGATATTGCCTGGTTTCAGGGTATCCAGCATCAAAACGATATCTCTTTCAGAAGGATCATCCAGTTGATCGATGGTGATAAGCGTGCTTCCGTCGCCGGTTTTGGACTGGAGCATACCGCCATCAAACTTTGCCGTCTGGGCATCGCTGTATTTGGTTACTGCTTCCGCGAAAGTATATCTATTGTTGAGGATCGCTGTGCGAATGGTATCCAGCTTACCCATACAGGCGGCGAGATCGGATTTTGTTACGGCCGATCTTACGAGGATGTGTTGTACGGTTACATTATCCCCCTGGCGTTTCAGCATCTGGATGAGGTGGTAGCCATGTTGTGATTTTACGGGAGATGAAATTTCACCTTCTTTCAAACGGAAAGCAGCGGCGAGGAAGTCAGGGTCCCAGGTATTTTTATCGTTGCGGTTTAGTACATACACGCCTTTGTTGTCTTTAACACCGGGATCTTCAGAGTAGAGGATAGCCAGTGAGCCAAAGTCGGATTCTTTATTCTGTACGCGTTTTTTGAAGTCCAGGAGGCGGTCTACGGCGTATTGGTCCATTTCGCGGGTAGCTTTGGGCTGTATTACGATCTGACCGATTTCCAGTTCTGACTCATAGAATTTGAGGCTATCTTTTGGAATAGCATCGAAGAAGCGTTTTACTTCAGAGGGAGTTACTTTTACCGGTTCAACGATTTTATTCCGCATCGCCTGTGCCAGCAAGCCTTCTTTGATGGGTTGGCGGAAGCGTTCACGAAGTTGGTATACGGTGTAGCCGGTTATTTCTTTCATTTTTTCCTTGGAGCCGTAGAGCTGTTCGAAGTAGCGGATACGGTTTTCCATTTGCGCTTCCACATCTCCGTCGTTCAGCGGTAAGCTGTCGCGTTCAGCCTGGAGCACCATCACCTTTTGGGAAATCAGCATTTCCATGGTCAGACAGGCTGCGTCCGGAGCCAGGTTGCCGTCTACCGAGTTGCGCTGCTGATCGCTGAGCGCCCCGTCCATATCGGATTTGAGGATGATCTTATCACCCACAACGCCGATAATTTTGTCTGCCACCAGTCTTTGCTGGGCCATAGTGGCCTGCCCAAACAACAATGCACCTACAGATAATGCCAAAAGTTTCTTCATACAAAAGCGGTAAAACTCAAAAATAACCATTTAAAAATCAGGACTGTATTTAATATCGACGGATTTAACAAAAGTTTAGATAAGCGGATGGCTTACCATGATCGG
The Chitinophaga sp. MM2321 DNA segment above includes these coding regions:
- a CDS encoding histidine phosphatase family protein, with product MKTLLLIRHAKSSWTNPDMDDFDRPLNKRGKQNAPEMASRLITRGMVPELIIASPAKRTRSTAKIMADEWKYPKQAILLEEELYLCYASTFLKVITKIDDDFSAVAIFAHNPGITDFANYLTEEIRIDNVPTTGIFAIQADTDCWKDFDLAKKKFLFFDYPRNN
- a CDS encoding peptidylprolyl isomerase produces the protein MKKLLALSVGALLFGQATMAQQRLVADKIIGVVGDKIILKSDMDGALSDQQRNSVDGNLAPDAACLTMEMLISQKVMVLQAERDSLPLNDGDVEAQMENRIRYFEQLYGSKEKMKEITGYTVYQLRERFRQPIKEGLLAQAMRNKIVEPVKVTPSEVKRFFDAIPKDSLKFYESELEIGQIVIQPKATREMDQYAVDRLLDFKKRVQNKESDFGSLAILYSEDPGVKDNKGVYVLNRNDKNTWDPDFLAAAFRLKEGEISSPVKSQHGYHLIQMLKRQGDNVTVQHILVRSAVTKSDLAACMGKLDTIRTAILNNRYTFAEAVTKYSDAQTAKFDGGMLQSKTGDGSTLITIDQLDDPSERDIVLMLDTLKPGNISAPAQFTDENGRTSTRIVYLKTRTQPHRENLTDDYSRIQQRTLDIKRAEAINKWLIEKIPTFYVHVDNEYKDCQHISQWMASLAKQ
- the proC gene encoding pyrroline-5-carboxylate reductase — translated: MSAKKIAIIGGGNLGSAIAQGLLKSGFSKAEDLTVTKRNTGTLTALQEAGVKVISDNAAAISQAEVIVVALKPYNVREILQEFKSSFDPQKQILISVVTGVSIADLEHIIPGMAVVRAMPNTAIAIQESVTCICYKHTTEEQVRFVKTMFDQLGATVSIDEQLMDAATVLGACGIAYALRFIRANIQGGIEIGFDVRTASLIAAQTVKGAAELLIRENRHPEEEIDKVTTPKGCTIAGLNEMEHQGFSSSLIKGITASYNKITKG
- a CDS encoding AAA domain-containing protein, which gives rise to MQATDRAAAFYARIKETYSISTPEDKIRHYKLILEGLFRELTREETRSFGNLFARMQFYFDKQVVPPDIHKQLTALRILTNKATRGLFSLQDAEQLLCIKALATAVAWFYNTPVPAALSELYAPSGSSSLSLSYQHRPSDLALLKCMITAVGELGTDAKGKYTFLLEVKNDEQGDFHLHLEHLEPVTVMALHGLLRPYDTIHVHHCRQGATEQAYTTTAESQVILEPDLLIDISDLAECFTHKGANRLLYLVKKLTPQQPAPAAFKGNLVNALLDEMLRNQTIDFKTSFVEAVAENVLQAAAYGREKLNEMFRDIRHQHWGNLHSTVKDLQDKPVRIEPTFFSAQYGLQGRLDLMAEDDTDPYRKEIFELKSGKAPDFNTWKNHEMQVVGYNLLLRSAFGQQRKGSSAILYSAATANPLRNVTSTHRTENDLLLLRNEVVAMLLRLAGGEFEVLSAISGAAAAGLPAFSAAHFISFEKAWYDAPDAAKTYYKQFLAFVLREYLQAKCGMFSEVNREDDADGFSALWLQQENEKAARFNIISGLRFREFDTVNSAVLFDIVVPVSHNFRTGDTAIIYPRTGTTLQPLQQQLLKGRIDDLGKDQLTFSLNNRQMTLDFFRQYDEWIIEHDIYESNYWTAAAALFHVISPQYRQRTNVLLGLDTPRRQPLPGTVPIMFNSNQEQIVQQALEAQDYYLLQGPPGTGKTSSLLTTIVGEMIKEDRCVVIVAFTNKAVEEICHKLEAKDIRHLRLGGRNTAAAVKLRQYCLDGTLDEARSYITGHKVFVATVATMATRLDLLVMMGIPADTLIVDEASQLTEPQLLGLLMPFRKFILIGDQNQLPPVVTQEAYFCRVREPQLLELGIHDLRASIFERLMQRCKTSHWHHAWGMLNTHFRMHDNIADLVNHYYAGQLSSGKEMQKAVFEINGSSENVGWERVLSLGRKVFIPSPYEATSKMNSTEATRVVSLLHHLKGCYGADFSKDTVGVVTPWRTQISLIRELIDNDKDLHQINIDTVERFQGSENDIIIVSLAVYHAAQVHTLQCLGQFKWEEQDIEVDRKLLVTLSRARKQVILMGYEPVLMESPHYRKVLEEMARGNL
- a CDS encoding amidophosphoribosyltransferase, which produces MEKQHNRGQDGAGVATVKLDTEPGVPFMQRIRSAAPQAIGDVFSKIREEIHEIEKYQPEIIKYPGLLKGHVRFLGELLMGHLRYATQGKNNVELCHPFVRYNTIPARNLAMAGNFNLVNADELFKFVKAEPGEVHKNSDLAAMLETVHHFLSLEDEERRNGLDVKKILQQSFSMFDGGYHACGLIGSGDAFVIRDPHGIRPSYYYVNDDVIVAASERAAIRTSFNVGENEVLELMPGHALIVKNNGDYSIEQILEPKERKACSFERIYFSRGNDEKIYKERTALGRNLSGTVLKAIDNDLRNTIFSFIPNTAEVAFYGLLKGLEDYLNKIKVERILSWDKDFDEEKLSEMVNRRIRIDKIAIKDVKMRTFITEDSSRNEMVQHVYDITYGTVRPGIDSLVVIDDSIVRGTTLKESIVKMLDRLGPKRIIVVSSAPQIRYPDCYGIDMSKMGDFVAFQAAIALLKDHDKEHILQEAYGLCKELQRTNTLHAQNVVKNIYKPFTPEEISAKIAEILTPVGLKAKIEVIYQSIESLHEACPNNLGDWYFTGNYPTPGGNRVVNKAFMNFMEGKNERGY